The sequence below is a genomic window from Flavobacterium lipolyticum.
CACTTCCATGGGAATCAATCAGTATGGCAATAATTTATCGGTAATCAGTACTGGTTCAAATTCGATATCTAAAGATTTAATAATTAATCAAACGGGAAACTCGGGGACAATTTACATATTCAATCGCTAGTGTCATGAAAAAATATTTGAACTTACTAATTGCATTTTTTGCTGTTTTTTTTTCTGAATCAGGATTTTCTCAGGAAGTTCACATAGAAGTAAAAGCCAAAATAGAAGTAAAAGAAATAGAAAATTTACTTGCTATTACGGGAACTGCAGAAAACTTAAAATCGCAGTTTAAAAATATATCTTATAAATTGACTGTATTTAAAAAAAATAAAAAAAACTCGAATAAATCAAATAATGCTCAGGATGGCAGAGTCACATTAGAACCGATTCAAAAAGTTGAACTTTCTAAAACGCAAGTCAATTTTACACCAGACGATGAGATCATCATATTGCTATTGATTTTTGATGAAAAAAATGAATTGATAGGCAAAGACCGTGTTGTTTTTGGAGAAGATAAAGTATCAGATGCCGCTAAGCCAATTCCTGTAGATGGAATTGAAATGATCGGGATCGTTGCTAATGATACCAAAACAAAACTGGGAAATGATTTTTATGATTTTTTTTATGCACAATATTCAAAGCTAAGAATAAATACAAGTAAAATCGTGACCGTTCAAGAGGAATTGACTTTTGGACGTACAACAAAAATTACTATTCTGATAGATGGAGAAATAGTGGAAGAATTTATTTCGCGTCCGGATGAAGATTTTTTAAAATACATGGCAGAATCTGCAGCATCAAAAGCATTTAAGTATTTTAAAGACATCGAAAAACAGAATAAAATAATAACTCAGTATTAATAAATAACTCAATATTAATAATCGAGAAGTAATTTTTTGTAGAGGAGTTTTTCTTTTTTTTTAATGTAGGAAACTAAATAACAGCAATATGAAAAATTTAATTTCATTCGTATTTGTGTTGGTTTTTTGTACCGTTTCTTTCGCACAGGATCTTGCTTATAAGCCTGTAAATCCAGCTTTTAGTGGTGGTGAAACTTTTAATTATCAATGGCTGCTCAGTTCTGCGCAGGCACAAAATGATTTTAAAGAAGACAATACAAACGGATACAAACAGCCAACAGATCTGGAGCGTTTTAAAAGTACTTTAAATAACCAATTGCTCAATAGAATTTCAAATTCATTATTTGATAGTCAATTTGGGTCAGGTACAGGTTCTGGCGGTGGTACGGGAGGCGGTACGGGCGGAGGACTTACTCCTGGTAATTATGTCTTCGGAACGCTGTCTGTGGATATTTACAATTCTAATTTAGGAATGGTTGTCAATATTCTGGATATTGAAACTGGCGAGCAAACGCAAGTTATTATACCAGGTAAATAGTCTGGTACTCGATTTTTATAAAAAGTAAGTTCATGTTTTATTATTAAAAAATAACTAATTATGAATAAAACTCTCCTTTTTCTACTGTTAATAACCTGCCTACTCTCAGGATGTGGCGCGTATTTTAATCAACCCGTAGGAGTTCAGAAGGCTGTTTTTGGAGAAAACACTTCTGCAACTGAATACTTAGTCGATATGCCAAAACCAAAAGAACAGATTGTGGTAGGGGTATATAAATTTAAAGACCAGACAGGTCAATACAAAGCGACTGAAGTTGGAAGCACATTTAGCACAGCAGTTACTCAGGGTGCTACTTCTATTTTAATAAAAGCACTTCAAGATTCAAAATGGTTTGTTCCTATAGAACGTGAGAATCTGGGAAATTTATTAAACGAACGAAACATTATCCGGTCTACACGTCAGGAATATGAAGCCAAAAAAGAAGGCGGTGAAGCAGTATTGACGCCTTTACTCTTTGCAGGAGTTTTATTAGAAGGTGGTATTATTTCCTATGACACC
It includes:
- a CDS encoding CsgE family curli-type amyloid fiber assembly protein, whose amino-acid sequence is MKKYLNLLIAFFAVFFSESGFSQEVHIEVKAKIEVKEIENLLAITGTAENLKSQFKNISYKLTVFKKNKKNSNKSNNAQDGRVTLEPIQKVELSKTQVNFTPDDEIIILLLIFDEKNELIGKDRVVFGEDKVSDAAKPIPVDGIEMIGIVANDTKTKLGNDFYDFFYAQYSKLRINTSKIVTVQEELTFGRTTKITILIDGEIVEEFISRPDEDFLKYMAESAASKAFKYFKDIEKQNKIITQY
- a CDS encoding curli assembly protein CsgF, with amino-acid sequence MKNLISFVFVLVFCTVSFAQDLAYKPVNPAFSGGETFNYQWLLSSAQAQNDFKEDNTNGYKQPTDLERFKSTLNNQLLNRISNSLFDSQFGSGTGSGGGTGGGTGGGLTPGNYVFGTLSVDIYNSNLGMVVNILDIETGEQTQVIIPGK